The Haloplanus salinarum genome includes a region encoding these proteins:
- a CDS encoding diphthine--ammonia ligase has translation MTEQWASLFSGGKDSSWALYRALEDGLNVTRLVTVHPGEDSYMYHVPATDLAALAAESIGIDLLEVDPGDLGAAAATDAGAQGDAELEPLEAALRELAEREGLSGVTAGAVESEFQTSRIEAMCERLGIDLFAPLWQRDPVALGEAMIDAGFEILIVQVAAGGLDESWLGRRLDADTLDDLVALEASHGVHPLGEGGEFETLVTDGPHMDRPIELSWEPVWEGTRGHVRITDARLGPGER, from the coding sequence ATGACCGAGCAGTGGGCGAGTCTCTTCTCCGGCGGCAAGGACTCCTCGTGGGCGCTGTATCGCGCGCTCGAGGACGGGCTGAACGTGACGCGACTGGTGACCGTCCACCCCGGCGAGGACTCCTACATGTACCACGTGCCGGCGACCGACCTCGCCGCACTCGCGGCCGAGAGCATCGGCATCGACCTGCTCGAAGTCGATCCGGGCGACCTCGGCGCCGCGGCCGCCACCGACGCGGGCGCGCAGGGCGACGCCGAACTCGAACCGCTGGAGGCGGCGCTCCGGGAGTTGGCCGAGCGGGAGGGGCTGTCGGGCGTCACCGCCGGCGCCGTCGAGAGCGAGTTCCAGACGAGTCGCATCGAGGCCATGTGTGAGCGGCTGGGGATCGACCTGTTCGCGCCGCTCTGGCAGCGGGATCCGGTCGCACTCGGCGAGGCGATGATCGACGCCGGCTTCGAGATACTGATCGTCCAAGTGGCCGCCGGCGGGCTGGACGAATCCTGGCTCGGTCGCCGCCTCGATGCCGACACCCTCGACGACCTCGTCGCGCTCGAAGCGTCACACGGCGTCCATCCCCTCGGTGAAGGCGGCGAGTTCGAGACGCTCGTGACCGACGGGCCACATATGGACCGACCGATCGAACTGTCGTGGGAGCCGGTGTG